TCGCGGCATAGCCGGGCACGGCCTCGTTCTTGCGCGCGATAGCCGCCTCGATCTCCTGGATGCGCGCATCGGCGTGGGCATCCTGGACCTCGTGGACCAGCGAATAGTCCTTCACTTCCCAGATCAGCGGCGTGCGCATGCCCGGCGCCGAGGCCAGGGTCTCGTGCAGGATCGACGAGCCGGTGCGCGGCAGGCCGAGGATGACGATCGGCGCCTGCACCGGCGCCGCGGCGAGTTCGGGATTGGCCTTTTCCCAGGCAACAAGCACGGCCCGGTTGGCCAGCGCGTCGACCACGCGGTTCCACACCTCGCCGCGGCCCCGCGCGGTGAGCTGCATCTCGTGCTCGACCGAATGGAGCAGCGGCGCCAGCGCCGTGCGATAGCTGTCCGACCCGAAATCGTCGCTGCCGGCCTTGCGCGCGGCGGCGTCGAGCAGCGCCTTCTCGCTGAACTCGGGCTGGTCGGTCATTCCGCTCCCCCGACGATGTCGAGCGGCGGCAGGCGATAGCTGCCATCGAGCACGGGCTGGCGCGGCTGATAGGTGCGGAAGACGAGCTGAAAATCGCCCGGCGGCCCCGGCAGCCAGTTGGCCGTACCGGCCGCGGGCGGATCGGGCTGGACCAGGATCTCGAGCGATCCGTCGTCCTCGAAGCGCAGCCCCTCGGTGCGGTCGTTGACCCCGTAGCGGTCGATCGGATTGTCGAACAGGAAGTAGTTCCCGTCATAAAGCGTCAGCGACCAGAAGGCGTCGACCGGGGGCAGTTCGCCCGGCCCGAAGCGCAGGCGGTAGGTCTTGGCGCCGTTCAGCGTCTCGCCGTCAGGCCCTTTGCGCAGGTTGTAGAACACCGACTCCTCCGCGACCTGGGTGCCGGGGCCGTAGATGTGGTTCGCCGCGCGTTCGAGCGGGTCCGCGATGAACTGCGCGACATTGCTCCGCCGCAGCCAGCCGTTCTCCGACCATGAGCGGACCGATTTCGTGATCAGGTCGACGGCCCCTTCGACATCGCCGGCGAGATCGGCATGCGCAGCCTCGCCGGCCCCGAGGTCGAGCGGTGTGAGCCGTGCGAGGTTCGGCGCATCGCGATCGAGCGGGGGAAACTGATGCGTCAGCCGATCGAGCTCGGCGAAATAGGCCGCGCCCGATCGCGCGATCTCGATATGCGGCAGCGCGCCGCCGGTCCTGCGGCTGCTCGGCTGGAACACGTCGAGCGCCTCGGCGCCCACGGTCGCGGCGGTCTGGCCTTCGGGAAAGCGCGACAGCGGCCCGAGCGTGAAGGCGCCGTTGATCGCCCGCACCGCGTCGAGGTCCCCGCTCCCGCGCACCAGAGTGCGGACGAAGGCCAGCACCTTGGTCGTCGGCGCGCGCACCTCGGTAACGCCTTCCGGAAGCCTGCCCGAGAAGCCCGGCGGCGTAAGCACGAACCAGCCCGCCGCGGTGCCGGTCGTGCGGCGCCCGACATAGGCGAAGGAGTTCATGTACATGTCCTGGAGCTGGATCGTGTAGTAGCGATCGGCCGTCGCCGGCACGCCGATCACCTGCGGCTCTTCCTCCAGATCGATCCAGGCGCGGCCGTTCATCGTATCGATGTTCGGCCCGATGGCACGCGAGCGCGGCGTGGCCACGTCGCTGCTCATGTAAAAGTGGTTGAACCGCACGCCGTTGGCCACCGCGGCATCGAGGTAGCGGCCGAACAGGACGAGCGGCAGCCCCCAGACGACGGCATCGCGCGCCAGTTGCCTGCGCCCGTCAGTCGCATCGACACGATCGCTCATGATTCCCCGAAATCTCCCAATTTTCAGGAGCTTCCGCTTGCCCGATTGCACCTATCGCAATGACATAGGTGCAATCCGGAGAATTAATCAAGCGCTTGCAATCCCTTGGGACTGCGCCGTTCGAGCGGGGGGGGGCTCAGCGGCTGGTGATGACTTCGATAGTCAGTGGCGCACCGCCGGCGGCAATTGCCAGCAAGCGGTCGACATTGGGATGCGCGCCCGGGCGGTTGCGCGCGTCGGCCGTGTGCTCGCCGAAGACGGCGAGGCCATGCTCGGCCGCCTTCGCATCCAGCGCGCCGAACGCCTGCTTCAGGTACTGATAGACGGCGAGCGAGCCCTGCTTGCCCGGCTGGTTTTCGATGCTCGCGACCACGGCGCCCTCCGCGTCGATCAGGTCAATGCGCTCGACGCCATCGACGGGCGGCAATTGCTGAAGGTTGTCCTTGAACGTCGTAGCCGGTTGAATCGTCGCGAGCATTTATCGAATTCCTGAGTTGATTGCGCGCGGGCCAGTAACACCCGCTGCGGACGTCCGCTATCCACCGCGAACCACGCAGCGGAAACCGACGTGGCCGGTCGAGGTGTCGATCGGCTGAGCATAACGCGCAGCGGGGCGATAGCGCTGGCAGTAGTTCTCGGCGCAGAGGTGCGAGCCGCCCTTGAGCACCTTGCGCGGAACGGCGCCGGGGCCGGGTCGTACGATCGAGCCCCCGCGCGTGCCGCCACGCGGATTGGCCGGCACGCAGCACGATCCCTTCGCCTTGCGCTCCAGCTTCGGCTGGGCGAACCAGTCGCTGGTCCACTCCCAGACATTGGCGATCATGTCGTAGAGGCCGTAGCCGTTGGCCGGATAGGTCCGCACCGGCGAAGTGCGCAGGTAGCCGTCGGTCAGCTGGTTGGCGAAAGGGAACAGCCCCTGCCAGTAGTTCGCCAGCATCGCGCCGTCGGGCGCCAGCTCGCTGCCCCAGGCATAGTCCGCGCCGTCGAGCCCGCCGCGCGCGGCGAATTCCCACTCGGCCTCGGTCGGCAGCGCCTTGCCCGCCCAGGCGGCATAGGCCTCGGCATCGGCATAGGCGATGTGAACGACGGGATGGTCGCCGATGGCCTCGATCGAGCTGCCCGGCCCGGTCGGCGCGCGCCAGGACGCGCCGATGCGGAAGTCCCACCAGCTCGGTACGGACGTATCGACCGGCCCACGCGTCATCTCGAACACGGCCGAACCCGGCTGCGCCAGCGCGGGGTCCATGCCGGGATAGTCCTTGGGATCGGGCGCGATCTCGGCGAAAGTGACATGGCCGGTCGCTTGGGCGAAAGCGGCGAACTGGTCGTTGGTCACCGGCGTCTCGTCGATCCAGAACGGATCGACCGACACGCGCCGCACCGGCGCTTCCTCGGGATAGAAGCGGTCGGAGCCCATCGAAAAGGCCCCGCCGGGCACGGCGATCATGCCCATGCGCAGGCTAGTTTCTGCTTCGGCGGCCCTCGCTATCGTCATCGGCTCATGCACCCTGCCTCAGGTCCAAAGCTCGCTGTCTGCGCCGCAGTTCGCGCAAAGTCGGCAGAGGATCGCTACCGGCATGACAACCAAAACTTCGGTTGACAGTCAAACTCAATCAAATAACTTGAGTTTCGTCACGAGCCGGCAGAGCGGCTCCGACGCCTCGTCCAAGGCGACCACGC
The window above is part of the Novosphingobium sp. G106 genome. Proteins encoded here:
- a CDS encoding DUF1254 domain-containing protein, producing the protein MSDRVDATDGRRQLARDAVVWGLPLVLFGRYLDAAVANGVRFNHFYMSSDVATPRSRAIGPNIDTMNGRAWIDLEEEPQVIGVPATADRYYTIQLQDMYMNSFAYVGRRTTGTAAGWFVLTPPGFSGRLPEGVTEVRAPTTKVLAFVRTLVRGSGDLDAVRAINGAFTLGPLSRFPEGQTAATVGAEALDVFQPSSRRTGGALPHIEIARSGAAYFAELDRLTHQFPPLDRDAPNLARLTPLDLGAGEAAHADLAGDVEGAVDLITKSVRSWSENGWLRRSNVAQFIADPLERAANHIYGPGTQVAEESVFYNLRKGPDGETLNGAKTYRLRFGPGELPPVDAFWSLTLYDGNYFLFDNPIDRYGVNDRTEGLRFEDDGSLEILVQPDPPAAGTANWLPGPPGDFQLVFRTYQPRQPVLDGSYRLPPLDIVGGAE
- a CDS encoding DUF2322 family protein — encoded protein: MLATIQPATTFKDNLQQLPPVDGVERIDLIDAEGAVVASIENQPGKQGSLAVYQYLKQAFGALDAKAAEHGLAVFGEHTADARNRPGAHPNVDRLLAIAAGGAPLTIEVITSR
- a CDS encoding formylglycine-generating enzyme family protein, with protein sequence MIAVPGGAFSMGSDRFYPEEAPVRRVSVDPFWIDETPVTNDQFAAFAQATGHVTFAEIAPDPKDYPGMDPALAQPGSAVFEMTRGPVDTSVPSWWDFRIGASWRAPTGPGSSIEAIGDHPVVHIAYADAEAYAAWAGKALPTEAEWEFAARGGLDGADYAWGSELAPDGAMLANYWQGLFPFANQLTDGYLRTSPVRTYPANGYGLYDMIANVWEWTSDWFAQPKLERKAKGSCCVPANPRGGTRGGSIVRPGPGAVPRKVLKGGSHLCAENYCQRYRPAARYAQPIDTSTGHVGFRCVVRGG